In one window of Streptomyces showdoensis DNA:
- a CDS encoding STM4013/SEN3800 family hydrolase, with protein sequence MNRIVGSHDLLLVTLDTLRYDVAAELAAEGRIPNLARHLPGGAWERRHAPGSFTYASHQAIFAGFLPTPASPGPHPRLFAASFAGSETTAEGTYVFRDTPDLVSALAHEGYRTVCVGGVGFFNRLPPLGTVLPGLFQESHWEPSFGVASPTSFASQVERAEEVVAALPRDRRLFLFVNVSALHQPNWFHRSGATREAGDTRDTHAAALEYVDRHIGRLFAAMSSRRDCFAVVCSDHGTAYGEDGFTGHRLGHESVWNVPYAHFILPGPDSMEKTA encoded by the coding sequence ATGAACCGGATCGTCGGGAGTCACGATCTGCTCCTCGTCACGCTCGACACGCTGCGGTACGACGTGGCCGCCGAGCTCGCCGCCGAGGGCCGCATCCCGAACCTGGCCCGGCACCTGCCCGGCGGCGCCTGGGAGCGCCGGCACGCGCCCGGGAGCTTCACCTACGCCTCCCACCAGGCGATCTTCGCCGGTTTCCTGCCCACCCCGGCGTCCCCGGGACCGCACCCGCGGCTCTTCGCCGCCTCGTTCGCGGGCAGCGAGACCACCGCCGAGGGCACCTACGTCTTCCGGGACACGCCCGACCTGGTGTCCGCGCTGGCGCACGAGGGCTACCGGACCGTGTGCGTGGGCGGGGTCGGCTTCTTCAACCGGCTGCCGCCGCTCGGCACGGTCCTGCCCGGCCTGTTCCAGGAGAGCCACTGGGAGCCCTCGTTCGGGGTCGCCTCGCCGACCTCCTTCGCGTCCCAGGTGGAGCGCGCCGAGGAGGTCGTCGCCGCGCTCCCGCGCGACCGGCGCCTCTTCCTCTTCGTCAACGTCTCGGCCCTGCACCAGCCCAACTGGTTCCACCGGTCGGGCGCGACCCGCGAGGCGGGCGACACCCGGGACACCCACGCCGCCGCCCTGGAGTACGTCGACCGGCACATCGGACGCCTGTTCGCGGCCATGAGCAGCCGCCGGGACTGCTTCGCCGTCGTCTGCTCCGACCACGGCACGGCGTACGGGGAGGACGGCTTCACCGGGCACCGGCTGGGCCATGAGAGCGTATGGAATGTGCCGTATGCACATTTCATCCTGCCTGGCCCGGACAGCATGGAGAAGACCGCATGA